A region from the Halomonas piscis genome encodes:
- a CDS encoding acyl-CoA dehydrogenase family protein, whose product MATYPADKNRVLNNHYSSSANFYESDLMLQDFLRRKLSAEAYESVEGRLEQMGETAAREMDALSLKADRQSPRLHKRDAWGEAVDHIEFHPAYHRLMEIAAESGMFTVKWSPAWRQRYPDERHLLSFGISSLYGLAETGVYCPLCMTDGAAVLIDRFCDEADKARLLPAVYASSLEEMKTGAMYLTEKAGGSDVGATLAVAEHWEGKTYALTGEKWFCSNADGDIAFVLARTHSDDTRPDKTSPDNRRTAGLSIFLVEKALPDGKRNPMDIIRLKDKLGVRSMASAEIMLQKTRGTLVGEEGQGFKIMTAMINLSRVYNSMAAHSASKRALMEAYQFLRGRDTFGRNALDHPLVRKKLEELGALNTACFYLVWRAVEALDSEDEKESSLLRLLTPMAKKWSAEIGVYLTREAMELTGGIGYIEDHIMPRLMRDVMVLPIWEGAGNIMLLDMLRASGKSEGLAVMLEHIARSVSDPVHGSWVKRESEALRAYSKELFAMESEAMQYNAPAFFNRLTRLFQMSVMIEARDGANERWIDPALRVLRRQGEGETLAPEAVPSREVIEDMLAWKA is encoded by the coding sequence ATGGCGACCTATCCGGCAGATAAAAACCGCGTTCTCAATAACCACTACAGCAGCAGCGCAAATTTTTATGAAAGCGATCTGATGCTGCAGGATTTTTTAAGGCGCAAGCTCTCCGCTGAAGCCTACGAGTCGGTTGAAGGCAGGCTTGAGCAAATGGGGGAGACGGCAGCCCGGGAAATGGATGCCTTGTCCCTGAAAGCGGATCGTCAGAGTCCCCGGCTTCATAAACGCGACGCCTGGGGGGAAGCTGTCGATCACATCGAGTTTCATCCCGCCTACCATCGGCTGATGGAAATCGCCGCGGAAAGCGGCATGTTCACGGTGAAGTGGAGCCCGGCGTGGAGGCAGCGCTACCCCGATGAGCGCCATCTGCTGAGCTTTGGCATCAGCTCCCTGTACGGCCTGGCGGAAACGGGGGTCTATTGCCCGCTGTGCATGACCGACGGCGCGGCGGTGCTCATCGACCGGTTCTGTGACGAAGCGGATAAAGCGCGCCTGCTGCCCGCTGTTTACGCCTCCTCTCTTGAGGAGATGAAAACGGGCGCCATGTACCTGACCGAAAAGGCGGGCGGCTCCGACGTCGGCGCGACGCTGGCGGTCGCCGAGCATTGGGAGGGCAAAACCTATGCGCTGACCGGGGAAAAATGGTTTTGCAGCAACGCCGACGGCGATATTGCCTTTGTTCTGGCGCGCACTCACTCTGATGATACCCGCCCTGACAAAACCAGCCCTGATAACAGGCGAACGGCAGGGCTTTCGATTTTCCTGGTGGAAAAAGCGCTTCCCGATGGCAAAAGAAATCCGATGGATATCATCCGGCTGAAAGACAAGCTGGGCGTGCGCTCCATGGCCAGCGCAGAAATCATGCTGCAAAAAACCCGGGGGACGCTGGTCGGCGAAGAAGGCCAGGGCTTTAAAATCATGACGGCCATGATCAATCTTTCCCGGGTGTATAACTCGATGGCCGCTCATTCGGCGTCCAAGCGCGCCTTGATGGAGGCCTATCAGTTTTTGCGGGGCCGCGACACCTTTGGCCGTAACGCCCTGGATCATCCGCTTGTTCGCAAAAAGCTCGAGGAGCTGGGCGCCTTGAATACCGCCTGCTTTTATCTGGTGTGGCGGGCCGTCGAAGCGCTGGACAGCGAGGACGAAAAGGAAAGCAGCCTGCTTCGGTTGCTGACGCCCATGGCCAAGAAGTGGTCGGCGGAAATCGGCGTTTACCTGACGCGCGAAGCCATGGAGCTAACGGGCGGTATCGGCTATATCGAAGATCACATCATGCCCAGGCTGATGCGCGACGTGATGGTGCTGCCCATCTGGGAGGGGGCCGGCAATATCATGCTGCTCGATATGCTCCGCGCCTCGGGCAAGTCGGAGGGGCTCGCCGTGATGCTGGAACACATTGCGCGCTCCGTCTCCGATCCGGTGCACGGCAGCTGGGTAAAAAGGGAAAGCGAGGCGCTGAGGGCGTATTCGAAAGAGCTTTTCGCGATGGAGAGCGAGGCCATGCAGTATAACGCCCCCGCCTTTTTCAATCGGCTTACCCGCCTGTTTCAAATGAGCGTGATGATCGAGGCGCGTGACGGCGCCAATGAGCGTTGGATCGATCCGGCGCTTCGGGTGCTGCGCCGTCAAGGCGAAGGCGAAACCCTGGCCCCTGAAGCGGTGCCTTCCAGGGAGGTGATAGAAGACATGTTAGCCTGGAAGGCGTGA
- a CDS encoding RtcB family protein, whose amino-acid sequence MTQTNVRPFSGKAVIDTEALPIKLWLDESELGQGALDQARDLANLPYAFRHIAIMPDSHQGYGMPIGGVLATRDAIVPNAVGVDIGCGMGSLRTDLDDIGTADLKAIMKQIRKTVPVGSAHHKTPQDEAWMPERKGELPVVEAQYDRALYQLGTLGGGNHFIEVQKGSDGHVWIMVHSGSRNLGFTVASHYHEVAKSLNEADGDPLPPDLSHLPKTSEFFALYRDEMNYCLEFALANRQLMMERVKQAFVEVMGDIDFSHFINKPHNFAAEEAHFGERVMVHRKGATRARAGEWGMIPGSQGTRSFLVTGKGEAFSFHSCSHGAGRVMSRARARKTLDFKAEAKRLKEQGVLHALRGRKDLDEAPGSYKDIDTVMRNQKDLVDVQVELAPLAVVKG is encoded by the coding sequence ATGACACAGACAAACGTCAGACCCTTTTCGGGAAAGGCAGTGATCGATACCGAGGCGCTGCCGATCAAGCTGTGGCTCGACGAAAGCGAGCTGGGGCAGGGGGCGCTGGATCAGGCCCGGGATCTGGCCAATCTGCCCTATGCCTTTCGCCATATTGCCATCATGCCCGACAGCCACCAGGGCTACGGCATGCCCATTGGCGGAGTGCTGGCCACCCGGGACGCCATTGTACCCAACGCCGTGGGCGTGGATATCGGCTGCGGCATGGGCTCGCTGCGCACGGACCTTGACGATATCGGCACGGCGGACCTGAAAGCGATCATGAAGCAGATCCGCAAAACGGTTCCCGTGGGGTCGGCGCACCACAAAACGCCCCAGGATGAAGCCTGGATGCCCGAGCGCAAGGGCGAGCTGCCCGTGGTGGAGGCGCAGTACGACAGGGCGCTTTACCAGCTGGGCACTCTGGGCGGCGGCAACCACTTCATCGAGGTGCAGAAAGGCTCGGATGGCCATGTCTGGATCATGGTGCATTCCGGTTCGCGAAACCTGGGCTTCACCGTGGCGAGCCACTACCACGAGGTGGCCAAAAGCCTGAACGAGGCGGATGGCGACCCGCTGCCGCCGGACCTGTCGCACCTGCCGAAAACGTCCGAATTCTTCGCCCTCTATCGGGACGAAATGAACTACTGCCTCGAGTTTGCCCTGGCCAACCGGCAGCTGATGATGGAGCGCGTCAAACAGGCGTTTGTCGAGGTGATGGGCGACATCGACTTCTCGCACTTTATCAACAAGCCCCATAACTTCGCCGCCGAGGAAGCGCATTTCGGCGAGCGGGTGATGGTCCACCGCAAGGGCGCGACCCGGGCCCGGGCCGGCGAGTGGGGCATGATCCCCGGCTCCCAGGGCACGCGCTCCTTTCTGGTCACGGGCAAGGGCGAGGCCTTTTCCTTCCACTCCTGCTCCCACGGCGCCGGGCGGGTGATGAGCCGTGCCCGGGCGCGCAAGACGCTGGACTTCAAGGCCGAAGCGAAGCGGCTCAAGGAGCAGGGGGTGCTTCACGCCCTGCGCGGGCGCAAGGATCTGGACGAGGCGCCGGGCTCGTACAAGGACATCGATACGGTGATGCGCAACCAGAAAGACCTTGTCGATGTTCAGGTCGAGCTTGCGCCGCTGGCCGTGGTCAAGGGCTGA
- a CDS encoding 8-oxoguanine deaminase, giving the protein MTDSSRTLWVRNPLACLDNEARGGVVIRGTRIIEKVAAGARPRAPIDEVFDASRHVLLPGLVNTHHHFYQTLTRAYSPALNKALFPWLTTLYDVWARLDEDQLGLASELAMVELLLSGCTTVADHHYVFSGKLTGAIDRQVETAERLGVRASLTRGSMSLGKEDGGLPPQSVVQDEASILADSERLIERYHQRGDGAMITVALAPCSPFSVSRELMRESARLARDKDVRLHTHLAETADETAYCVKLFGMRPLDYVEDCGWLSDRTWLAHGIHFNDDEIERLGQAGTGIAHCPSSNMVLGSGLCRTLELERAGAPVGIAVDGSASNDHSNLAEEMRQALLLGRLHYGPDQLSHETVLRWATQGSAACLGRSDIGGLEPGQQADLALFTLDEARFSGAENPLAALLLCGAHRADRVMVAGRWKVTNGEPCGVDLDALLHRHDAAARRLTS; this is encoded by the coding sequence ATGACTGATAGCTCTCGCACTCTGTGGGTGCGCAATCCGCTGGCCTGCCTGGATAACGAGGCGCGCGGCGGCGTGGTGATACGCGGCACGCGCATTATCGAAAAGGTTGCCGCCGGCGCCCGGCCCCGGGCGCCGATAGACGAGGTGTTCGATGCCTCCCGGCACGTGCTGCTGCCGGGGCTGGTGAACACCCACCACCATTTCTACCAGACCCTGACCCGAGCCTATTCGCCGGCGCTGAACAAGGCGCTGTTCCCCTGGCTGACCACGCTTTACGACGTCTGGGCCAGGCTCGACGAAGATCAGCTGGGCCTGGCAAGCGAGCTTGCCATGGTCGAGCTTTTACTCTCCGGCTGCACCACCGTGGCCGATCACCACTACGTGTTTTCCGGCAAGCTCACCGGCGCCATCGATCGCCAGGTCGAGACCGCCGAGCGGCTGGGCGTGCGCGCTTCGCTGACCCGGGGGTCCATGAGCCTGGGCAAGGAAGACGGCGGGCTGCCGCCGCAGTCCGTGGTCCAGGACGAGGCGTCGATCCTTGCCGACAGCGAGCGGCTGATCGAGCGTTATCATCAGCGCGGCGACGGCGCCATGATCACCGTGGCACTGGCGCCGTGCTCGCCGTTTTCCGTGAGCCGCGAGCTGATGCGCGAAAGCGCTCGGCTGGCGCGGGACAAGGACGTGCGCCTGCATACCCACCTGGCGGAAACCGCCGACGAAACTGCCTACTGCGTAAAGCTCTTTGGCATGCGCCCGCTGGACTACGTGGAAGACTGCGGCTGGCTGTCCGACCGCACCTGGCTTGCCCACGGCATCCATTTCAACGACGACGAGATCGAGCGCCTGGGCCAGGCGGGTACCGGCATTGCCCACTGCCCGTCGTCCAACATGGTGCTGGGCTCGGGGCTGTGCCGCACCCTGGAGCTTGAGCGCGCCGGCGCACCGGTGGGCATCGCCGTCGACGGCTCGGCCTCCAACGACCATTCCAACCTCGCCGAGGAAATGCGCCAGGCCCTGCTGCTCGGACGGCTACATTACGGCCCCGATCAGCTGTCCCACGAGACGGTGCTGCGCTGGGCGACCCAGGGCAGCGCGGCCTGCCTGGGGCGCAGTGACATCGGCGGGCTGGAGCCTGGCCAGCAGGCGGATCTGGCGCTTTTCACCCTGGACGAGGCGCGCTTTTCCGGCGCGGAGAACCCGCTGGCCGCGCTGCTTTTGTGCGGCGCCCACCGGGCCGACCGGGTGATGGTGGCCGGCCGCTGGAAGGTCACGAACGGTGAACCCTGCGGCGTGGATCTTGACGCGCTGCTGCACCGCCACGACGCGGCGGCCCGCCGGCTGACAAGCTGA
- a CDS encoding uracil-xanthine permease family protein gives MSDANAAPGDNTAPGSGQKPVRSTHDVNAMPPLGRAIPLGIQHVLAMFVSNVAVPIIIANAADLSEARTTLMIQAAMFVAGVATLIQSLGVGRIGARLPIVMGTSFGFVPILIPIAVGMGVPAALGAALCGGIAMAVVGLLLPWFRFLFPPVVTGTFVIMIGVLLMPVAFSHVGGGFGVSDFGAPRHILMAAVVLVVTLGMHQFGRGIWSEIAPLAGLLLGYVVALLMGAVDFSSVGEAAWFSLPVPLAIGIEFKLAAILPIVLLSLVTCAESIGDIVGTTAGGLNREPTQRELSGGVMADGLCSVFAAIFNAYPQISFSQNVGVVALTGVVSRYVVAIGGNASQLTLTGIFLSGVFLWSPPD, from the coding sequence ATGTCTGATGCGAACGCAGCACCCGGAGATAACACGGCGCCCGGCTCCGGCCAGAAGCCGGTGCGCAGCACCCACGACGTCAACGCCATGCCGCCTTTGGGGCGTGCCATACCGCTGGGGATCCAGCACGTGCTGGCGATGTTTGTGAGCAACGTCGCGGTTCCCATCATCATCGCCAACGCGGCGGATCTTTCCGAGGCGCGAACCACGTTGATGATCCAGGCGGCGATGTTCGTCGCCGGGGTGGCGACGCTGATCCAGTCGCTGGGGGTTGGCCGCATCGGCGCGCGGCTGCCCATTGTCATGGGAACGAGCTTCGGCTTTGTGCCCATCCTCATCCCCATCGCCGTGGGCATGGGCGTCCCCGCCGCGCTGGGCGCGGCGCTGTGCGGAGGCATCGCCATGGCGGTGGTCGGGCTGCTGCTGCCCTGGTTCCGCTTTCTCTTTCCGCCGGTGGTCACCGGTACCTTCGTGATCATGATCGGGGTGCTGCTGATGCCGGTGGCGTTTTCTCACGTGGGCGGCGGCTTTGGCGTGAGCGACTTCGGCGCGCCCCGCCATATCCTCATGGCGGCAGTGGTGCTGGTCGTGACTCTGGGCATGCACCAGTTCGGCCGGGGCATCTGGTCGGAAATCGCCCCGCTGGCCGGGCTGCTGCTGGGCTATGTGGTCGCGCTGTTGATGGGCGCGGTGGACTTCTCAAGCGTCGGCGAGGCGGCGTGGTTTTCGCTGCCCGTCCCGCTGGCCATCGGCATCGAATTCAAGCTGGCGGCGATCCTGCCCATTGTGCTTTTGTCCCTGGTGACCTGCGCGGAGTCCATCGGCGACATCGTCGGTACCACGGCGGGCGGGCTGAACCGCGAGCCCACCCAGAGAGAGCTTTCCGGCGGCGTGATGGCCGACGGGCTGTGCAGCGTCTTTGCCGCCATCTTCAACGCCTACCCGCAGATCAGCTTCAGCCAGAACGTCGGCGTGGTGGCGCTGACCGGGGTGGTCAGCCGCTACGTGGTGGCCATTGGCGGTAATGCCAGTCAGTTAACGCTGACTGGCATTTTTCTTAGTGGGGTATTTCTGTGGTCGCCGCCTGACTGA